From the genome of Ptychodera flava strain L36383 chromosome 13, AS_Pfla_20210202, whole genome shotgun sequence:
GTACCGGTACTGGTAGAAAGATTTACCACCTGCAATAAGTAGGCACTAAAAGAAAAGGAGCAGGCTGGACAACAAGTTCCCTTGCATTTTTCATAAGGTTTATATTGGAGAAATAATTTCTCCTTTGTCTGATACTATAACCCGAACATATGcttgcaatgatatggacgtaGGCGCcaaaatattttaagtaaaaGTCTTACCtcaaattatattaccatgcactgcctgtcgcattttgattggtcgagctgaaccacgtgactgaccacaaatacacagtaatggtctgtttatatgcccgtgaatatgaataataagattaacaactcaaagtatcgtaactttacagctcaaacgtaaatcataatcaatcacaaaataaaatggagcatttttaggtcaagttgagatatttctttttgaaaacatctccggatttgccaatattttacatcgcgcgtgacagtgcgtcgcgtaatgctcagtttctggggcccagtcgtccgctcctgaaattttcggatattttgacggttttcttggatTTGCtaataatataatggaaataacagactccgcgctgaccattatcgtttatttgtgggcgcgggctcgaggaaagccaaattaacgggctcggcaagcctcgcccgttaatttttggctttcctctcgcccttgcccacaaataaacgttaatggtcagcgcgtcgtccgttatttctatagtaaatGGCATTTGTGATGTACGCCACTAACGGCGAAGTTGTCAAACCTGGATTTAGCTTACGGAGAGGAAGTCGTGGTCCGTCTTAATAAACATATTTCTATCATTatcacaatctgattaaaatcagattatTACCTCAATGCAAAACGCATTTGTGATGTACGCCTCAAACGGTGAAGTTAGTACGTTTACGGTGGGAGGAACTGCGGTCTGTTTCAATAGacatatttctgtcatcatcacagtctgattaaaatctgatgtaGATACGGTTTGGACCAGCGCCTCCTTCGGGAACAGCGAAGGAGGAAACGTCACCATCTTTCAACATTTGATTTTACTCTGATTGATCATCACCGGAGGTCAGCAAAGAACTGAGGTAGGCCTTCTGACATGAAATTCCACAATTGCATTGAGACGCATCTCCATTTATTCTTGAATATTATTTTGGTCAACCTTTCTATGGCATTTAGGGAAATGACTTATTGATCTTTTCATTTCATGTGTTATGCATGAGTTGTTATCCATTAAATAAGTTAAACAAAAGAGACATGTATTTGTCACATTTCGTTGTATATGGGAACaatgtacaatacaatacacCCGCTGATGTATGAATTCCATCATGCAGCAAGAAAGTTCACTTTCGAAAAAATGAACGCACCAAAACACCCCCGCATAGAGTACATTTATCTACTATCATCTCCAGATGAATGGCTGTATatctatatttttttacatttcgaAGTTCGCAGCACCGATCTTCGATACCACAAAGCACGATGCCACTGCACACACACGCTCTTGTCTTCCCTGAGGAACGCTCCAGCCAAGCAATCAAGTTGAAAGTCTCATTCAATTTGTCAAATTGTGGAAAAGCGGGAGATTTTGACAGCCTTCATGCGCAAGTCATGGATTCATTATTTGTCACATGGCACCGTGACGGCCAGGATGAATGAGCTAGTCGGTTTGTAAGAATATATGAAGCACGGGAAACCGTCAAATTTGATAACATTGTCACAAGATATAACGGAAATAATATAACATACCATGACATTGTCACAAGTTGGCCTTGCGGTTAGGCCCTACTTTAAGTTTAGCCGCAATATTAAGATAGTTCGAAGACAAACGAAAGACCAGACAACATGTATGGAGTAGATGGTCAATTAGGAAGCCCACGGAGACAGGTTGGACCGAACTTGGCTGAAaactataaaaataaaatagtaCCAACATTGACGTAAATAATACACAGTATTATCACAATTCAGTATCCGGTAGTGGGTGATGTCGGGTTATTCACAACAACTTTTGTCCTGTACTCGGTTGAACTATTTTATTGCCTTTTGTTTAGTAAGAAACTAACTTGAGTAAGCTGAAGTTTGACTACAACAGACCGGCCAACTGCTCATCAAAAGTAGATGTCGACCTCAATAGTATACTTAGCTACTTGACAACACACATTTAGGCAAAAAACATGACGGTTCCTTTCAGTGTCTTTAAACAAATCCATCTAACGAAAAAGCTTGCTTTTAGGACACATTTTACATTCGGAATAATGCAGAGCCATGTATTTCTGTCTCAGCTGTTCACTGTTTGGCGAATACCCTGTCACCTGCACGTTACATGTAGTGAGCGATTAAGCAAAAATATTTCAGTTATAGAcaaaacatttcaacaactatATCTTTGAAACTGTTAAACAATAGGCAGTTTCCGACACTGTTGTCATCGGTTTGCTGCTGTTTTCTGGTTCGTTATTTAACCGTTGGTGGCGCGATATATGGGTTCACTATCTAACGTCACCATTACACTCCAACAGGTGGTTCGAGGTCGGGTTTCAGCAACTTAGGAAAGACTTAGGCCTATAGTTTGCATTCGCAAAGCAATGGAATCATGGTATTTTAACCATTGATTATTTAGGGAAAATGGGATGCATTTTTCTTATCGCAAGAAACTTATGGGGAGGTCGACCCCGACGGTCGCTCAACAAAAGTTGCACATCACGAATGTTGATGCTGCCTTCacttcaaaaaataattatagCCATTATTGGAAGCATTTTAGAGGTACTTTTACTTCGCTGATATCGGACTCTTACATGTTCACTTCGTGTTGAATGAATCGGTAATGTTACAAAACAAAGACCGATTTTGGCCGGACGGACAAAATCAAATAGACTATAATATACAATTCGAAGATCTTGGTGGCTCTTTGACTGATAAAAGAATACTCATGACGAATTGCTCCTAAATTTGACCACTCTTATATTTTAAAACTAATTTTAatcgtctgtctgtttgtttgttttgtggttcGTTTGgtataatttttgaatttttacgtCGTCCTTCGAGTTTGAAAGGGTTTCATTGATGGTGGGTCGGGTACTCTGATACATGGCGTTATTCTGAATACTTCGAGTCAGAAATATTATCGTTCAAGAGCGTTGAAACAACGTTGAACGTTGAAACGTTGTCTGAAGATAGGAGAAACCATGTtaggaaaaatgaaaagaacAGCGAATAGCGCACTGGGACCGTACAGCTGTCTTTTGGATCCTATTGGGCGCTGGTATAGGCTTTGCAgcactgtaaaacaaaagtttcTCAGCTAAACAGGTCTGCAATTCGTCCATCATAAAGAGGATAGATTCTCACAAATGCTGATATGTTTCGTTTGTCCAGGGGGCAATACTACTGAACTAGCTGGTAATCCAATATAGTAACAAAGAGTAAGGAAGTGAGTTTTGAACGTCGATATCCAATGAGTGTTGTATTAAGAAAGGTATGGGGAGGGAACTCGGGACAAGATATTCTTAAGTGATCAGGTCATCGAAATATAAGAGAGGCTATTCTTTAAAAACTGCAGTAAATGGAAATGAGCTTCCAGTCTTGCGTACTGTACTCTCAGCTGTTGGTCGTTTGTGTTGGAGCGCCACCTACGGCAAGCTGGGTCAtgcataaatatttgtctgtttgAGCTGGGACTTTCTGAAATACGAAATGTGCTTCTCAGGTATTGTTATGCAAACAGCATACAAATATCTGAATCGTACGTAATGATCAGCATCAGTAATAACGGAAAGTCTATTTTCCTAGCAATGCCGTTGATTGAAGTAGCTATTAAAATGCCTTATTATGGACAATGGTTATGCAACTTTGAGTGCACGCATAAACGACCTTTATAGGCTGTAGGTATCTCTCTGAGCCAAAGTTTACTAAAAGGCATTGTGTGTAATGTGGGCCGGGCCAGCATTGAATTGACTTATTAATCTATACGTTGGCGAGGTCATGAAAGTTGTTCGCACCATTGCAAATATTATACAACCGAGTGAACTTCGAGTGATCAAAGATGGCAGACTGGGGAATTACGGAATGAAAATGCCCGTTCATCATCCGCTGTGAAAACAACTTGAATTTTATGCCGATCAATTAGACTGATTAATTCTGTTTCTAGAATGAGTGACTTGAACGAAAGCATCATTAATgctattttcaatgtttttactTCATATTgctctgttttgttatttcaactgtcttttgtaatgtttttaatgtaaacattttgtaaGTTTGTGCTTGGGCTATTATGAAAGCAACGTTATTCCTTTAATATCGAGGACTCAGTGTCTACTTTTAAAAACTTATCCAGCTTGAGACAGAGTGTAAGTAATACAGCTCAATGAGTATAGTTGTTAGGAAATTATTAAggtgaaaatacagaaaaggaATATGGAAGCTTAGATTAAGTTTTTCGGGAATTATTTAAATGATACAGTGAAGTGCTCCCTATAATCCATGGTTGTGATATGCGGAGGTATTGTATGCAGTGTTTGTAATCTCCgtcctacctccatgatctcaATCCTGTGAAGAAAATGGAAATTCGTGCAAATAAATGCAGATTCCTAGGCTTTTTTGCGATTCCTACAAATTTCGGATTACCCAGTTTTAGTTGAATTTGATACAAATTATCACATCCATGATGGTAATTTTGAGAAAACATGTGTTAGCGAAATGGCTGCCGAAGTATCTTAAATGAAGATGGGGAAAGCACTTGAAGGGGGTAAAACAAGTGTAGACTGACAAACAATGATTGGGCAACTCTTTTTTTTCCACGTGCATTTCAAAGTGACCCCAAAAAACCTCCCATGGCCCCATAATTGTTTGCAGGGGTCCCAAATGTCCCCTGATTCTACTATTCTAGATTCAACATTGATGTTAATAGCAGTAATTGTTTACTAGTGTAATAATTAATTATAACTGTTAAAGAGTGTTTAATGCGGAATATTGTGAGTGGTTTTGGTGGTTGTGAACATCTGACATGGTGCTGCATCGTCACAATATCCAGCCCTTAACAGCATTTTGTTGATTAGGCAGATTATTACAGGGAAGAGACCCAAATGATGAGGTGATGTTCCAGTTAATTAAAGGCACACcagctgcaacttttggcattattttcatgatttcatatttagattaaaattagttcatagaaatattcttactcagagatgtttactcaagtatagttatccactgagtgggactgcataaggaggtttcagtaagacaaataataaacgggtgccgcacccaaatatggccctCTCCAttcaactacatgataaacagcataaatggtgcatgtaaacatttgaatctttacaaatacaatatgGTGCAACCAACTGAAAGGACGGGATTCACTCgactttgacaaaaatgctCCGTTTTTCAGAtaacatggcaagattttgaaaatggcgggaaatttaaaatgaacaaaaatctgttcaatttgTTGCCTATTCTGCTACAAGCAAACGTTGttgaggcatagttaatgactatatcgttcaatttgcagattgcaatgaatatctgaggaatttggaggttggacaaatttcgcagagttgcagctcatgggcctttaagcCTACTATTAGCCACATGGCACTTGAGTACACTCTCCACTTACGTAATGCAATGTACATGAAATTAAACTTATGATTGTATGTTTCATATTTGCAATCCACACACGGAGGTAAATCGTAAGCTGCAGTTCTATGAACTACATTAATCATTCTAAAAAGGCGCGAGTTTAAGTTCAAAAAAAGTAtacaataaggccaaagtaattaaattctttgttttgcgtccctccaaaatgggaaaaggtacgcgtctaagcttctgaaaaacacacacaagaaaattaacacaatgtaatttgattgcagcaaataaaaaattgtaacaaaatttttagttcagaaaagctaagcgggtatgtcctaaaatttactattcaaatacacagtgtgtgtttttcatgaaaaccttaaaaacctaagcgggaggggacgcaaaacaaagaattcaattactttggcctaatctAATGTCCGCtatgcgtacatacatacatacatacatacatacatacatacatacatatatacatacatacatacatacatacatacatacatacatacatacatacataacactgACATTCAGTATTCGAATTCCTCTCTCTAGATAAAACCACTGTTTTTCAAAGCATATAACTAGCGAAGATCGGTCTGTAAAGATCCAAtgagcatttttataatatactgCACGACACCAACGGTATTTTGCGATATCAGCGACTGAATGGGGTTTTTTTTCGCGAGCTCTTTGAAATGTTGTTTGGTGAATCCATCAAGtatttgttttaatgttttaatgttGTCTCCGTTGCATTTTTAATGTTTGAATATCATCAAATACAAATAACACCTATATTATGATGTTTTACCAGCATTGCATCCTAAAGAGTCCATCTTGGGCTTAAAGTGGCTATACTTGGGCATTGAAGCGAGACGTTATAAGAAATGAGTCCATTACTCCCGGTGTACAAACCCGCATGGATTGGAGTCGGACTGAGTCAGTACCTCGTCTATGAACGAGCTCTTTCACAAAATAAGTACAGCTTTTTTATCCATATTGAATATGTACATGGATACGGTTAATGTATGCTGTAAACTACTTCAATCACTCACAAACTGAACTGACAAGTGTTCTATTTTCTGTCCACTGGCTTCAGACGCAGGGTCGGTCATTTTTTACGCTCTTATACGCTATAGGCGTATACGCGATCTGATATTCTAGTGCTTTCGTCAGTACGAATCAGCTAGTCCAATTGAGTAACCTAAAAGCCagacatgtttacaaaattcTGTACTAAATTTTGCCACTGTAGCTTATATATTATTAAGCAAAACTCACAAGTTGTCTCTCAGAGAAGTCTtaacttttaaggtagaacgcgcctcagagacagatattcggactctcaaatttttacaattcttctctgatataccacttgtggagggggggggggtcattttaaagctcttgatgagagaaaacttttcaccggcttagttttttaaaattagaaaattttatttttctccatagagttaatacaggaatGGCGGCAAAAagcttgggttatttgtttctctagtaccaaaatgtgcatggtgacccccgatttttattcatgatttttaaagagaatggttgaaagattaggaaagtttgagcaaaagtttaaatcttttacTTTCAAGACGTATACCACCTTTATACAACCCGTAAATGCCAGCACATGACGTCATGCTGAGGTCATACAAATGACCTAGTATAGGTTTCCATACTGCACCTATTCGTCCACACCGTTTTATGTAACTTGTGTTGCACACAATGTTAATTTCACTCTTTTTTACCATATATCGCAGAAAGAGAGTTTTCAGGGGGTCTATGCCTAACTTGGTCATTTTTGTTCCACTTCAAGTCGTTAAGAAGAGCTTGACTTGTAGTCATTCCGGTGATGTGAGTAGATACAAATGTGAAACTTTAAACAAATCATTTAATCATAATGACATAGTACGGGAGATCAACTCGGTACAATACAAAGCGATCGACACTGGACAAAACAGGGTTTTACAAATCAATCTGATCAAGGCAATATCCAACGAAACTGGATACCGGGTTTACTGAACTATCATAAAATCAAGTCGGGTGACCGTTCAACTTGCCtttgatatttacaaatatCCAATAATTTCACACCAAGGGTACGCGAGGAGACCAAACTATCATAGGGGTTTCCGTCCCGGCTTTAGTATGGTAACAGACATCTCGCATGACACACGACATTCACTGTGTTTAACTCCAAAACCCCTTCCCTTAACGAATGTTTGGAAATGCAAATTATGATTCGAACTTCCTCCAAACTCGATCAAAAGATACCGAGCAGTCATGTGCCAGTTTCTTTTACTGTACCGGTGTATCGTCGCCTATCATGGCTAACATTGGTTGAAAAATTGGCAAAGCAAGGGATACCGTATGATCGTCTGAAGCCGTCTTAATCCATAGTACAAGGATGGCCAAAATGCTCTATTAATCAAATATAAATGGAAAGAAAAACGTTTATTCAGTCTGCTcttttgaagagatatgaaaattttttgaagatTTTCCAAAGTTTGTCATTGATTCCGCTAGCTTCTTCGTCGTCGTCAAATGGTTTTCCAAATCCATTACTCTGTATTATTTCGTGGTATGTATCTGTTGAGAATTTTGGAACTCTCGCCCGATAAGGGTCATCAAAGTCTGTGTGAAAGAGACCAAATCTAAAACGGTACCCAGAATCCCATTCGAAATCGTCCATTAACGACCAAGTTGTGTAGCCTCGAACGTCGACCTCGTCAAGGACACACGCTGGTGaaacaaaaaaggcaaaaaattaTAAGTAGCTGGTTAGACTTTTCAACTCGCTTTCAGGGAAGCCGTTGTGTTGAACTATTTTCTTGTACAAGGATACCGATGATTTCGGTGTTCGGGTGCGATTAGGATCATCATAGTCGACGTGGTGAAGACCGAATCTGAATTTGTAACCATCCGCCCACTCGAAGTTGTCCATCAGTGACCAACAGGTGTATCCTCGTACGGCAACACCGTCCAATTTTTGAGCTGGAATGACAAACAAGAAACTTCAAGTTTTGGCCAATTGAAAGCAAGCAAACGAGTTCAGCTTATTGGACGATCCGTTTGCAAAAACAGAAAGGCTAAAACAtagtgtttttgtttatttggcaGCAAATTATCGATGCACATAATGGCTTTACACAAGTATCAGACTGAACCCTGGATGGCCGTGAATGTTACGAATGAtcataattttcaataataCGGATTTTTTATGcatacatatttttttgaaactccGAGTCAAGTATCTTTCTTGTACAAACACAAACTCTGCAAAACAATATTCTTCATTTTCCTTCGGACACAGCTGTCTTTTAGTAGTTTACGATTTTGCAGTATGCTTTATTGGGGGTCATGGGGGAGTTGATGCACGGGCGATTTTACGATTCAGTCTGCACACCATGAAGTTTCTGCATACTACGAAATACTGGGATGCAAAATTCAGATAACTGTAGAAAATGCTGTCTGAGAATAGACATGGCTATCCAGGGTGAGATGAGAGTGCTTGGCTTCGTAATTGGCCAAAACATGAATAATGGTGTGATCGACCACAGATGACAGAATGTTAGTTAAGAAAAGACACGGTTACCACTGGCACAGAACATCAAGATCAATTAGCGTCTTAAGGTATTGGCCTATattgaagaaataaaatgtATTGTTAGTGGTTAGTGAAAGTGATAGTTAGCGGTGATGTGAATAAAATCTTAATTTTAACTTGTGCTGCTAGCAATGACATAAACTACCGAGGACAACTGCATGAAAGTAAGCTCAAATTGTGACAAGTGATTCAAATCATTGCAAAAGATGCTTATAAGTGAAAGCGTGAGTACTTAGACATGATCATAGACATTGAGTATTATTTGGTTAACATTGCACCAATAACAAAAATAGCTGCTTAAATCGCGACACACATTTACGACCTTGACGATAAAGCTGCAGTGCATGATCACTTCCCAAGTATGTTAATAAAGTGGTTGTAGTCATAGTGATGTCAATTTCACTATTATTGATAAATGTCAATTTCACTTTATTACAAAATCCCAAGCCTAAAGGAAATTGCATTCGAAATGCAAGTAAATCTGTATGACCAGATAGATATTGATCAACTGTATATATTACACACCAGGTAATTGGGGAGTGTCTCAATGAGCTAGGATGCCATTTCTCAAGTTGCCTTACCTTTCAAGACTTCATTGATATGTGCCGTAAGATATTTGCTTCTCCACGTATCTGCCAACACCAATCCCTTGTCTTCTTCAGCGATACCGTTTTCTGTGATGTAGATGGGCGGATTGCCATACTGGTCCTTCACCCACTCGAGTACTTTTCGGAGACCCCAGGGCACTGGTCGAAGCCACGGGACGTCACACTTTGGCCAGTTTTCGTCAAAGGACACTGCAACATCTTGGTCGTCGAGGTATCCAACCTTGTCACCCACCGTCTCCGCATTCGCGACGATCTGAGACGTATAATAATTCACGCCCAGGAAGTCGGCTGTGTTGCGAATTAAGCGAACTTCTTCCTCGTTGAACGATGGCAGACGTGATGACGTCAATCCCTGCTTCCGACTTTTCTTTAACACCTGTTGCTTCATGACTTCTGGGTAATCCCCGAGGAATATCGGGTGAGCGAACCACCCGGCGTGGAACTGCATGTAACGGTCGGTCGCAGCGACGTCCGCTTCACTCTCGCTGGCAGTCACTCCCCAGAAAATGACCAGAGTGATGCCAAGGACGCCGTTCTGTGTTGGGCGGTACTTGTCGTTGTATGTATGCCAGGCCTTAGCGTGAGCCTTGAGCATATTATGTGCTTCACGGTATATGGTGCTGCCCTGATGTTTGAAGCCCGGGGCGTGAAACCCTTCTTCCGTGCCCATTCTCGCCGAGATGTACGGCTCGTTCAAGGTGATCCACATCTTCACTCTGTCCCCGAACAGTTTGAAGCAGAGATCGGCGTACTCGTTGAAGTACACCGCGACGATGTCATTACTCCACCCGCCGATGTCCTGCAGAGCTTGAGGCAGGTCCCAGTGATACAGCGTCGCCATTGGTTGAATGTTGGCGGCGATCAGCGCATCTATGAGTCGCTGGTAGTAATCGACGCCAGCTTTGTTGATATTTGCCACGGTGCCGTCCGGCAGAATTCTCGACCAGGAGAACGAAAACCTGTAATGGTTGACGCTGAGATTCTTCAACATCGCCACATCCTCTTCG
Proteins encoded in this window:
- the LOC139147949 gene encoding cytosolic beta-glucosidase-like isoform X3, which encodes MYMLVSCWPAIQRCASGVLVSGLVVVSILFGNSAFGMTSPEVYGGFVYKEHEVPTRDRILYDQFPQNFSWGVATAAYQIEGAWNEDGRGPSIWDTFSHQPGRVYQNHNGDTACDSYHKIEEDVAMLKNLSVNHYRFSFSWSRILPDGTVANINKAGVDYYQRLIDALIAANIQPMATLYHWDLPQALQDIGGWSNDIVAVYFNEYADLCFKLFGDRVKMWITLNEPYISARMGTEEGFHAPGFKHQGSTIYREAHNMLKAHAKAWHTYNDKYRPTQNGVLGITLVIFWGVTASESEADVAATDRYMQFHAGWFAHPIFLGDYPEVMKQQVLKKSRKQGLTSSRLPSFNEEEVRLIRNTADFLGVNYYTSQIVANAETVGDKVGYLDDQDVAVSFDENWPKCDVPWLRPVPWGLRKVLEWVKDQYGNPPIYITENGIAEEDKGLVLADTWRSKYLTAHINEVLKAQKLDGVAVRGYTCWSLMDNFEWADGYKFRFGLHHVDYDDPNRTRTPKSSVSLYKKIVQHNGFPESELKSLTSYL
- the LOC139147949 gene encoding cytosolic beta-glucosidase-like isoform X1 is translated as MYMLVSCWPAIQRCASGVLVSGLVVVSILFGNSAFGMTSPEVYGGFVYKEHEVPTRDRILYDQFPQNFSWGVATAAYQIEGAWNEDGRGPSIWDTFSHQPGRVYQNHNGDTACDSYHKIEEDVAMLKNLSVNHYRFSFSWSRILPDGTVANINKAGVDYYQRLIDALIAANIQPMATLYHWDLPQALQDIGGWSNDIVAVYFNEYADLCFKLFGDRVKMWITLNEPYISARMGTEEGFHAPGFKHQGSTIYREAHNMLKAHAKAWHTYNDKYRPTQNGVLGITLVIFWGVTASESEADVAATDRYMQFHAGWFAHPIFLGDYPEVMKQQVLKKSRKQGLTSSRLPSFNEEEVRLIRNTADFLGVNYYTSQIVANAETVGDKVGYLDDQDVAVSFDENWPKCDVPWLRPVPWGLRKVLEWVKDQYGNPPIYITENGIAEEDKGLVLADTWRSKYLTAHINEVLKACVLDEVDVRGYTTWSLMDDFEWDSGYRFRFGLFHTDFDDPYRARVPKFSTDTYHEIIQSNGFGKPFDDDEEASGINDKLWKIFKKFSYLFKRAD
- the LOC139147949 gene encoding cytosolic beta-glucosidase-like isoform X5; protein product: MTSPEVYGGFVYKEHEVPTRDRILYDQFPQNFSWGVATAAYQIEGAWNEDGRGPSIWDTFSHQPGRVYQNHNGDTACDSYHKIEEDVAMLKNLSVNHYRFSFSWSRILPDGTVANINKAGVDYYQRLIDALIAANIQPMATLYHWDLPQALQDIGGWSNDIVAVYFNEYADLCFKLFGDRVKMWITLNEPYISARMGTEEGFHAPGFKHQGSTIYREAHNMLKAHAKAWHTYNDKYRPTQNGVLGITLVIFWGVTASESEADVAATDRYMQFHAGWFAHPIFLGDYPEVMKQQVLKKSRKQGLTSSRLPSFNEEEVRLIRNTADFLGVNYYTSQIVANAETVGDKVGYLDDQDVAVSFDENWPKCDVPWLRPVPWGLRKVLEWVKDQYGNPPIYITENGIAEEDKGLVLADTWRSKYLTAHINEVLKACVLDEVDVRGYTTWSLMDDFEWDSGYRFRFGLFHTDFDDPYRARVPKFSTDTYHEIIQSNGFGKPFDDDEEASGINDKLWKIFKKFSYLFKRAD
- the LOC139147949 gene encoding cytosolic beta-glucosidase-like isoform X4, yielding MMAKIWCASGVLVSGLVVVSILFGNSAFGMTSPEVYGGFVYKEHEVPTRDRILYDQFPQNFSWGVATAAYQIEGAWNEDGRGPSIWDTFSHQPGRVYQNHNGDTACDSYHKIEEDVAMLKNLSVNHYRFSFSWSRILPDGTVANINKAGVDYYQRLIDALIAANIQPMATLYHWDLPQALQDIGGWSNDIVAVYFNEYADLCFKLFGDRVKMWITLNEPYISARMGTEEGFHAPGFKHQGSTIYREAHNMLKAHAKAWHTYNDKYRPTQNGVLGITLVIFWGVTASESEADVAATDRYMQFHAGWFAHPIFLGDYPEVMKQQVLKKSRKQGLTSSRLPSFNEEEVRLIRNTADFLGVNYYTSQIVANAETVGDKVGYLDDQDVAVSFDENWPKCDVPWLRPVPWGLRKVLEWVKDQYGNPPIYITENGIAEEDKGLVLADTWRSKYLTAHINEVLKAQKLDGVAVRGYTCWSLMDNFEWADGYKFRFGLHHVDYDDPNRTRTPKSSVSLYKKIVQHNGFPESELKSLTSYL
- the LOC139147949 gene encoding cytosolic beta-glucosidase-like isoform X6, which gives rise to MTSPEVYGGFVYKEHEVPTRDRILYDQFPQNFSWGVATAAYQIEGAWNEDGRGPSIWDTFSHQPGRVYQNHNGDTACDSYHKIEEDVAMLKNLSVNHYRFSFSWSRILPDGTVANINKAGVDYYQRLIDALIAANIQPMATLYHWDLPQALQDIGGWSNDIVAVYFNEYADLCFKLFGDRVKMWITLNEPYISARMGTEEGFHAPGFKHQGSTIYREAHNMLKAHAKAWHTYNDKYRPTQNGVLGITLVIFWGVTASESEADVAATDRYMQFHAGWFAHPIFLGDYPEVMKQQVLKKSRKQGLTSSRLPSFNEEEVRLIRNTADFLGVNYYTSQIVANAETVGDKVGYLDDQDVAVSFDENWPKCDVPWLRPVPWGLRKVLEWVKDQYGNPPIYITENGIAEEDKGLVLADTWRSKYLTAHINEVLKAQKLDGVAVRGYTCWSLMDNFEWADGYKFRFGLHHVDYDDPNRTRTPKSSVSLYKKIVQHNGFPESELKSLTSYL
- the LOC139147949 gene encoding cytosolic beta-glucosidase-like isoform X2: MMAKIWCASGVLVSGLVVVSILFGNSAFGMTSPEVYGGFVYKEHEVPTRDRILYDQFPQNFSWGVATAAYQIEGAWNEDGRGPSIWDTFSHQPGRVYQNHNGDTACDSYHKIEEDVAMLKNLSVNHYRFSFSWSRILPDGTVANINKAGVDYYQRLIDALIAANIQPMATLYHWDLPQALQDIGGWSNDIVAVYFNEYADLCFKLFGDRVKMWITLNEPYISARMGTEEGFHAPGFKHQGSTIYREAHNMLKAHAKAWHTYNDKYRPTQNGVLGITLVIFWGVTASESEADVAATDRYMQFHAGWFAHPIFLGDYPEVMKQQVLKKSRKQGLTSSRLPSFNEEEVRLIRNTADFLGVNYYTSQIVANAETVGDKVGYLDDQDVAVSFDENWPKCDVPWLRPVPWGLRKVLEWVKDQYGNPPIYITENGIAEEDKGLVLADTWRSKYLTAHINEVLKACVLDEVDVRGYTTWSLMDDFEWDSGYRFRFGLFHTDFDDPYRARVPKFSTDTYHEIIQSNGFGKPFDDDEEASGINDKLWKIFKKFSYLFKRAD